A stretch of Vibrio aphrogenes DNA encodes these proteins:
- the lysC gene encoding lysine-sensitive aspartokinase 3: protein MGDYAVSAFNVAKFGGTSVANFDAMSRCATIIENNPTTKLVVSSACSGVTNLLVELALGVQNPNDRDAIFTELKTIHYSIIEHFSDQQKTKQAVDDILEILAGMAEAASFQSSDKLTDHIVACGELMSTHILTQLMIERGIQAVRFDIREVLRTNGDFGKAEPNIPEISALAQQKLSPLCQDYVVITQGFIGSDVDGNTTTLGRGGSDYSAALIAEAVKACGLEIWTDVPGIYTTDPRIAPKATPIPEISFSEASEMANFGAKILHPSTLLPALRHKIPVFVGSSREPEKGGTWIRQQVESAPLFRALALRNNQTMVTLRSLDMFQTYGFLAQVFAILAKYQVSVDLITTSEVSVSLTLDQTNTSGQAPELPVDARAELEQLCNVEVEHNLSLVALIGNKMSAKKGYAKQVFTALEDVNLRMICYGASPHNLCFLLESQEAKHAVEVLHRELFE from the coding sequence ATGGGAGACTATGCCGTGAGCGCATTTAACGTAGCAAAATTTGGTGGGACTAGTGTGGCAAATTTCGATGCCATGAGTCGTTGTGCCACTATCATTGAAAATAACCCGACGACGAAACTGGTCGTCAGCAGCGCTTGTTCTGGCGTCACCAATCTCTTAGTCGAATTAGCATTAGGTGTACAAAATCCCAATGATCGTGACGCTATCTTTACCGAACTAAAAACCATTCATTATTCCATCATTGAACACTTTTCTGATCAGCAAAAAACCAAACAAGCGGTTGATGATATTTTAGAGATCTTAGCCGGTATGGCTGAGGCAGCCTCATTTCAATCGAGCGATAAACTGACTGACCACATTGTTGCGTGTGGTGAATTAATGTCGACCCACATTTTGACTCAATTGATGATTGAACGTGGCATTCAAGCGGTACGTTTTGATATCCGCGAAGTTCTGCGTACTAATGGAGACTTTGGTAAAGCGGAGCCTAATATCCCTGAAATCTCGGCGTTAGCACAACAAAAGTTATCACCACTTTGCCAAGACTATGTGGTGATCACCCAAGGCTTTATTGGTAGTGATGTGGACGGCAATACCACTACTTTAGGCCGTGGTGGCAGTGACTACAGTGCTGCTTTAATTGCTGAAGCGGTCAAAGCTTGTGGTTTAGAAATTTGGACCGATGTCCCAGGGATCTATACCACCGATCCTCGTATTGCGCCCAAAGCCACTCCGATTCCTGAAATCAGTTTTAGTGAAGCTTCTGAAATGGCCAATTTTGGGGCCAAAATCCTTCATCCGTCTACTCTGCTTCCGGCTTTACGTCATAAGATCCCGGTTTTTGTGGGCTCTTCTCGTGAACCAGAAAAAGGTGGGACTTGGATTCGTCAGCAAGTCGAAAGTGCCCCACTGTTTCGTGCATTAGCACTGCGTAACAACCAAACTATGGTCACACTACGCAGCCTTGATATGTTCCAAACTTATGGCTTCCTTGCGCAAGTCTTTGCAATTTTGGCCAAGTACCAAGTTTCCGTTGATTTAATCACGACCTCAGAAGTCAGTGTCTCTTTAACCCTAGATCAAACCAACACCTCAGGACAAGCTCCAGAGCTGCCCGTCGATGCCCGCGCAGAATTGGAACAGCTGTGTAACGTTGAAGTGGAACACAACCTGAGCTTAGTCGCTTTAATTGGTAATAAAATGAGCGCTAAGAAAGGCTATGCGAAGCAAGTATTTACTGCGCTCGAAGACGTTAACTTACGTATGATTTGTTATGGTGCTAGCCCCCATAATCTATGTTTCTTATTAGAATCTCAAGAAGCCAAACATGCGGTAGAAGTATTACATAGAGAGTTATTTGAATAA
- the metH gene encoding methionine synthase: protein MSKRDKERGCIVAGSTSTHRNEVKNQIEALLASRILLIDGGMGTMIQSHQLQEADYRGERFADWHSDLKGNNDLLVLTQPQLIKQIHSDYLAAGADILETNTFNATTIAMADYDMQSLSAEINFAAAKLAKQAAQEWTAKTPEKPRFVAGVLGPTNRTCSISPDVNDPGFRNVSFDELVLAYSESTRALIEGGVDIIMIETIFDTLNAKACAFAVLSVFDEIGYKLPVMISGTITDASGRTLSGQTTEAFYNALRHVEPLSFGLNCALGPDELRQYVEELSRISESFVSAHPNAGLPNAFGEYDLEPREMAKHIQEWAQSGFLNMVGGCCGTTPEHIRQMARVVDGLKPRALPELPKACRLSGLEPLTIDQDSLFVNVGERTNVTGSAKFKRLIVEEEYDEALDVAREQVANGAQIIDINMDEGMLDAKACMERFLNLCASEPEISKVPIMVDSSKWEVIEAGLKCVQGKGIVNSISMKEGVDKFIEQAKLIRRYGAAVIVMAFDEIGQADTRERKTEICTKAYRILVDEIGFPPEDIIFDPNIFAIATGIEEHNNYAVDFIEAVGDIKRDLPYAMISGGVSNVSFSFRGNNYVREAIHAVFLYHCFKKGMDMGIVNAGQLEIYDNVPDKLREAVEDVVLNRREDGTERLLDIAEEYRANGVGKAEDPALLEWRTWEVEKRLEHALVKGITEFIVEDTEEARQKAAKPLEVIEGPLMDGMNVVGDLFGEGKMFLPQVVKSARVMKQAVAYLEPYIDAEKQVGQTNGKILLATVKGDVHDIGKNIVGVVLQCNNYEIIDLGVMVPTEKILKVAKEENVDIIGLSGLITPSLDEMVHVAKEMERQGFDLPLLIGGATTSKAHTAVKIEQNYSQPVVYVNNASRAVGVCSALLSDSLRPAFVEKLDLDYERVRDQHARKRPRTKPVTLERARDNKVAIDWQVYTPPAPAKPGVHVFEHIDTAILRRYIDWTPFFLTWGLMGKYPAIFEHEEVGEEAQRLYDDANVFLDRIEQEGLLKASGMCGMFPANSVGDDIEVYADESRTQVIKVLHNLRQQTEKPKGANYCLSDYIAPKASGKADWIGGFAVTGGIGERELADAYKAQGDDFNAIMIQAVADRLAEAFAEYMHEMVRKDIWGYSPDEALTNDDLIREKYQGIRPAPGYPACPEHTEKGSLWELLKVEETIGMSLTSSYAMWPGASVSGWYFSHPESRYFAIAQIQQDQAEDYAKRKGWDEVEMEKWLGPNLS, encoded by the coding sequence ATGTCCAAAAGAGATAAGGAAAGAGGTTGTATCGTGGCTGGAAGCACTAGTACTCATCGTAATGAAGTGAAAAATCAAATTGAAGCATTATTAGCATCACGCATTTTATTAATTGATGGCGGGATGGGGACCATGATCCAATCGCATCAGTTACAAGAAGCCGATTATCGTGGTGAACGCTTTGCCGATTGGCATAGTGATCTCAAAGGTAATAATGACTTATTGGTCTTAACTCAACCGCAACTCATCAAGCAAATCCACTCGGATTATTTGGCCGCTGGCGCAGATATTCTCGAAACCAATACCTTTAATGCCACCACCATTGCGATGGCTGATTATGATATGCAAAGTTTGAGTGCGGAAATTAACTTTGCTGCCGCCAAACTTGCCAAACAAGCGGCGCAAGAGTGGACTGCAAAAACACCAGAGAAACCTCGTTTTGTCGCCGGTGTATTAGGGCCAACGAACCGCACTTGTTCGATTTCTCCTGATGTTAATGACCCAGGTTTTCGCAATGTCTCATTTGATGAGTTAGTACTTGCTTACTCTGAATCAACACGCGCCTTGATTGAGGGCGGAGTTGATATCATCATGATCGAAACTATCTTTGATACCTTAAATGCCAAAGCATGTGCCTTTGCGGTATTAAGTGTGTTTGATGAGATTGGCTACAAATTACCTGTGATGATTTCAGGTACTATCACCGATGCCTCAGGCCGAACTTTATCCGGTCAAACAACCGAAGCTTTCTATAATGCCTTGCGCCATGTTGAACCGTTATCTTTTGGTTTGAACTGTGCATTAGGGCCAGATGAATTACGACAATATGTTGAAGAGTTATCGCGCATTTCAGAAAGTTTTGTCTCCGCTCACCCTAATGCAGGTTTACCGAATGCTTTTGGTGAATACGATCTTGAACCGCGTGAAATGGCCAAACACATTCAAGAATGGGCGCAAAGTGGTTTCTTAAATATGGTCGGTGGTTGTTGTGGTACAACGCCTGAGCATATTCGCCAAATGGCCCGCGTGGTTGATGGCCTTAAGCCGCGCGCATTGCCAGAGCTTCCAAAAGCCTGTCGCTTGTCAGGTCTTGAGCCACTAACTATTGATCAAGACTCGCTTTTTGTGAACGTTGGTGAACGTACTAACGTCACTGGCTCGGCTAAGTTCAAGCGTTTAATTGTAGAAGAAGAATACGATGAAGCGCTTGATGTGGCGCGTGAACAAGTGGCTAATGGCGCACAGATCATCGATATCAACATGGATGAAGGGATGCTCGATGCCAAAGCTTGTATGGAGCGTTTCTTAAACCTCTGCGCCTCGGAGCCTGAAATTTCCAAAGTGCCGATCATGGTTGACTCCTCCAAATGGGAGGTGATTGAAGCTGGCCTGAAATGCGTGCAAGGCAAAGGCATAGTTAACTCCATTTCGATGAAAGAAGGCGTGGATAAATTCATCGAGCAAGCCAAGCTGATCCGTCGTTATGGCGCAGCTGTGATTGTGATGGCATTTGATGAAATTGGTCAGGCTGATACGCGTGAACGCAAAACTGAAATCTGTACTAAAGCGTACCGTATCTTAGTAGATGAGATCGGTTTCCCACCCGAAGACATTATTTTTGACCCTAATATCTTTGCGATTGCTACCGGCATTGAAGAGCATAATAACTATGCGGTTGATTTCATTGAAGCGGTAGGAGATATCAAGCGAGACCTACCTTATGCCATGATTTCTGGTGGCGTGTCGAATGTGTCGTTCTCATTTCGTGGTAATAACTACGTACGTGAAGCGATTCATGCGGTATTCCTGTATCACTGCTTTAAGAAAGGCATGGATATGGGGATCGTCAACGCGGGTCAATTAGAAATTTACGATAACGTACCCGATAAATTGCGTGAAGCGGTAGAAGATGTGGTGCTTAACCGTCGAGAAGATGGTACTGAGCGTTTGCTGGATATCGCTGAAGAGTATCGCGCCAATGGAGTGGGCAAAGCCGAAGATCCCGCCTTGTTGGAATGGCGTACTTGGGAAGTAGAAAAACGCCTAGAGCACGCCTTAGTCAAAGGCATTACCGAATTTATTGTTGAAGATACAGAAGAAGCGCGTCAAAAAGCAGCGAAGCCTTTAGAAGTGATCGAAGGCCCGTTGATGGATGGCATGAACGTAGTCGGGGATTTATTCGGTGAAGGTAAAATGTTCTTGCCGCAAGTGGTGAAATCGGCGCGTGTGATGAAGCAAGCGGTGGCCTATCTCGAACCTTATATTGATGCTGAAAAACAAGTTGGACAAACCAACGGTAAGATTTTATTGGCGACGGTAAAAGGTGATGTGCATGACATTGGTAAGAACATTGTTGGCGTCGTTTTGCAATGTAACAACTACGAAATCATCGATCTGGGCGTGATGGTGCCAACCGAGAAAATCCTTAAAGTCGCCAAAGAAGAAAACGTCGATATTATTGGTCTATCAGGGCTAATCACGCCATCGCTTGATGAAATGGTGCATGTGGCGAAAGAAATGGAGCGTCAAGGCTTCGACTTACCATTATTGATTGGTGGTGCCACTACCTCGAAAGCCCATACTGCGGTAAAAATCGAGCAAAACTACTCACAACCTGTGGTGTATGTGAATAATGCTTCACGTGCAGTTGGGGTGTGCTCTGCGTTGTTGTCTGATAGCTTGCGTCCAGCTTTTGTAGAAAAACTCGATCTTGATTATGAACGAGTGCGTGATCAGCATGCTCGTAAACGCCCTCGGACTAAACCGGTGACCTTAGAACGTGCTCGTGACAATAAAGTTGCGATTGATTGGCAAGTCTATACCCCGCCGGCACCAGCAAAACCGGGCGTGCATGTATTTGAACATATTGATACTGCGATCTTACGTCGATACATCGATTGGACGCCTTTCTTCTTAACATGGGGATTAATGGGTAAATACCCGGCAATTTTTGAGCATGAAGAAGTCGGTGAAGAAGCTCAGCGTTTGTATGATGATGCCAATGTCTTTTTAGATCGAATTGAACAAGAAGGGCTGCTGAAAGCCAGCGGCATGTGTGGCATGTTCCCTGCTAATAGTGTTGGTGATGACATTGAAGTGTATGCCGATGAATCGCGTACACAAGTGATTAAAGTGCTGCACAATTTGCGCCAACAAACGGAAAAGCCGAAAGGAGCGAACTATTGTTTATCCGATTACATTGCGCCAAAAGCCAGTGGTAAAGCCGATTGGATTGGTGGCTTTGCGGTAACCGGTGGTATTGGTGAGCGAGAGTTGGCCGATGCCTATAAAGCGCAAGGTGATGACTTTAATGCGATTATGATCCAAGCCGTTGCCGATCGCTTAGCTGAAGCTTTTGCTGAATACATGCATGAAATGGTGCGCAAAGACATTTGGGGTTATTCACCAGATGAAGCGCTCACCAATGATGATTTGATCCGTGAAAAATACCAAGGTATTCGCCCAGCGCCAGGTTATCCTGCTTGTCCTGAGCACACGGAAAAAGGTAGCTTGTGGGAGCTTCTCAAAGTAGAAGAAACCATTGGCATGTCATTGACCTCAAGTTATGCGATGTGGCCGGGAGCTTCAGTTTCGGGTTGGTACTTCTCACACCCAGAATCTCGTTATTTTGCGATCGCTCAGATCCAACAAGATCAAGCGGAAGATTACGCTAAACGTAAAGGTTGGGATGAAGTGGAAATGGAGAAGTGGTTAGGGCCGAATTTGAGCTAA